A single Rattus norvegicus strain BN/NHsdMcwi chromosome 5, GRCr8, whole genome shotgun sequence DNA region contains:
- the Cited4 gene encoding cbp/p300-interacting transactivator 4 — protein MADHLMLAEGYCLLQVPHAPRTLQPYPGPGLDSGLRPRGAPLGPPPPSGTLAYGSFGSPVSFQPFPVSQPPGAGNAHLQSAATPSPGRMPAPPSAAGGPSPLQPAPGAASPLPLPPPPPLPPALGCMDAELIDEEALTSLELELGLHRVRELPELFLGQSEFDCFSDLGSVPAAGSVSC, from the coding sequence ATGGCTGACCACCTGATGCTCGCCGAGGGCTACTGCCTGCTACAGGTGCCGCACGCGCCCCGGACTCTGCAGCCATACCCAGGCCCGGGCCTAGACAGCGGTCTGCGGCCGCGGGGGGCTCCGCTGGGACCGCCGCCGCCATCCGGGACCTTGGCATACGGCTCTTTCGGATCGCCTGTCTCCTTCCAGCCCTTCCCCGTCTCGCAGCCGCCGGGCGCCGGTAACGCGCACCTTCAGTCTGCAGCTACGCCGTCCCCGGGCCGCATGCCGGCGCCCCCGTCAGCCGCGGGAGGGCCCTCACCTCTGCAGCCCGCTCCGGGAGCCGCGTCcccgctgccgctgccgccgccgccgccgctgccgcccgCCCTGGGCTGCATGGACGCGGAGCTCATCGACGAGGAGGCGCTGACGTCGCTGGAACTCGAGCTCGGGCTGCACCGTGTTCGCGAGCTGCCCGAGCTCTTCCTTGGCCAAAGCGAGTTCGATTGCTTCTCGGACCTGGGGTCAGTGCCGGCCGCCGGCTCGGTGAGCTGTTGA